TCGCCGTTTGAAAAACATGCACTTTGTCAAACAAGCCCCGCCTTTGCCAAGCTACTGTTGCCCCCTGGGGATTGTGTCTCCCCATCGCTCAGGTTAACTGCACAAAAGACTAGAGGTCTTCCGACAAATATCGAAGATAAACGGGCGGCTGGAGGAGACCCCTGATCCCGCAGCGAGCAGCCACAAGCCGTGCAAAGCACTTTTGGACGGGTGACTTACAGCAAGGGGCTGGCTGCTCGCCGGCGGCATAGAAGCCCAAAACGGCCCCTCGCCACCATAAGGACTGCACTAAAAGAATCAAAAGAAACATGGAACTGAGTTGCTCAAGACTTATTTTTGGCTTTAGTTACACCATCCTGAAACAAGAGTTGAAACACAGCGATTTCACGATTACACACAGCCAGTGGGGGGATTGCTAGTGTGCATGGAGACGGTCACTTACTCCAAATGACGAACCTCCACCGTGggctccgggggggggggcactggacATGTTGGAACCCATGCCTGGTGCTCCGCTGGGGAACAGACCCAAAGCATTCAGATTCAAGCCTGGAATCAGGTTGGACTGGAGCTGGAAGGAATTGAGAACATTTTCGTCAAAAACAATACACACCAGTGATCCATCTTATTTACAAAATGGCATTTCAACCTCATGAGAAATAGAGGGACATGTCCAATTTCAAAGTCAAATCAATAGTGTGGCTCGTTAACTTCTGAATATACACATGTAGAGTTTGTAGGAGCTTGAAGTGATGTCACGCAAACTGCTTTAAACTACAAATATTCCTTTTTCTACTCTCTTATCAGAAAGGAACAGCATGTAACAGCAGCTGATGTTGGCGGTTAGGAGAGAGCACAAACACTGCAATGAAGGATCTGGCTTATTACACTGAGATTATCTCTAGAGACCAAACCTATTCACAGTGGGCATTTTAAACAGTGAAGGGGAGAACACTGCCCAGAAGACTGATATGAAACACAAGTTTGACCCAAGTGACAACTCTGGACAAAACTTAATATAATCTACCACTTCAGGAATTCTCTGTTTGAGGCTTGCATATCTTGAGAGTTCATCTTAACAGCTTCACACATGGCATGTATATTGTTTTGGgccaaaggaagtgcagtgtcgaatTTGGTATTTTTTGTCAAACGCGATACGTTGAATATTAATAAACAGGTGTTAAGACCAAcctggggaagacagctttctgttataaagcaccctacatttggaatgaggtccaaaaatctttaaagttgcgctcatttgtttcattgagggagttctcgagtctggtctcatgtacagctgacttctcctgcagtgactgtagatgctagttgacttggccatggtattttattgacaaatgttttttaccttgtattactatatatatatatatatatatatatatatgcatatttatttcattcctatttattcaatgtattaacttttaatgtatcaacttttttattgtaccccacaatgagggtcttatccctcaatgtgtcttccgaggcttaaataaaatattcaatcaaGGTGACCAGAGCTCTGTGGCAGCGGCGGCAGGGACTCGTCAACGAAAGAGACGTCAATCACAGCAGCACCTTCACGACAACCAGAATGAcaactctctctccactccaGTTGAGTCCCATAGccggtcacttttacagtttcagacagAAAAGCTGCAATCACCATCACCACAGACCCAGAAAACAGACCATTCCAAACAAGCAGGTCTAAAGCTGGCACTAGACTGGTCACTGCAAATTTACAATGGCTTAAGTTTAAGTCCCAGACGTGCAAACTTAATCAAAAAATGTAAAGATTATCAATGCTTTTTGTTCTTGAACATTTTCTGTATAAACTACTAAGTGCCTTATTTATCATGTCCccctaacaaaaacaaaatgcacaCCCCTCACTTAATTTTCCAGGAACAGTTTTCCCATTCCCAGAATTCAAAGCAGCATCGAGGTCAACGGCTAAGATTAAGTCTATTCACGGACATCGAGTGTCAAGTGATATCATTGCCTCATTTTAATCACAAATAACCAATTTTCAACAACGTGTCATTTTtgtatgttgtgtgtatgttcaaGATATTAAAGTGCTACTGGCAGCCATATTTTCAGATCACCACTGGATATGGAGACTCTGTAATCAGATTTCTTTCCTGAAATCGTTTTTTGGCCATCTAGTTTCATGAATTTATGCAAACCCGTCACTGATATTACTTTTGAAACAATGAATGAAACATTCCTCTGGAATAGACCATAAGAATTTGAAGAGTAATTCACACTTCCCATTTAAAGCATTTGTCCACGTGATTGTTGTGTGCTTAAAGTCTTACGTTCATAGCAGCCATGTCGCTGTCGTAAGATTCCCCGAccttcttcatcacctcctcttcagCTCTTGAACAAGCTTCTATGGTGCCCTTGACTGTGATGGTCCGCTCTGGGTTGTACAGGGTCAGGTCCTGGAGACTGGGCAAAGAAATGCGAGGAGTGATGGGGCATGAGAGCAGCAGTGTCCAGAGTATAAATTGTCAAACCACAGGAAAATATTTTCACCATTAAAAATGCATGTGGCAGTTTTATGAATGGCAAGGACAACAAATAGAATTCCTCGAAAGAGACATCGGTCATGCAGTCTTACGGTGAGATTGTGATCTTGGTCCCTGTTTCCTCCtcgatttttttcaaattgcgTCCCTCTTTCCCGATTAGTCTTCCTACAAAGTTGTTGTGTGCAAGGATCTTCAGTGGAATCTCCTCAGTGCTGCAATGGGCAGAGAGAATGTCAAGCAACAGAAAACTCAACATCCAGTTTAAACCAGCAAACCAGCACTGCAGATTCAAGGTCTTTCATATTCAATGTGCAAGCAGTCAAAGTAAAGTTTCTTACTGAACAAAGTATATTTTGAAATCATGTGCATGATATTACATACATTACCCTAATTTGACTGGATTGTAAGCGATATAATTACAGGGTATTTTCAGAAAGAGCTTAACAATCACAAGGGAAACCATTGCATTGCTGTAAATCTGATTATGTTCTGGGTTCTCACAgaaaagctgcagcagtggtATTTGACAAGTTCAAAAGTTAAGAACCAAGTTAAGCTGAGGCTCTGATGTCGTTTCTACAAAAACTTACAATTTTGTGTCGATGGCTTCCTTCTGCATGATTTCCATGATGGTTCTGCAGGCGTTCGAGCATCCCTCCGGGGTGGAGTGGATCGTGATGGGCTTCTCTGCCGCGCCTGCATTCTCTTTCCTGTGGATGTCAATCCTGGAACAAAGGGAAGATCATTGAGATTTTCTATAATGCAGCAGATGACTGGTCCACCCAGAGGAAGTGGCTAAACATAGCTCCCTTGCAATGCTCAGTATAATTCCTGACCTCTCTGTACGTACTTTGAGTGGGTCTGTTTGGTGATGTTGCGAATAGTGGCGCCCTCCTTGCCGATGATCGCGCCTACAAACTGCGTTGGAACCAGCATGCGCAGTGGGATGTCTGACTGCACTTTGGGCCGCGCGCCCAGGCCTGGAGAGCCTGAGCGAGGGGGTCCCCGCGAGTTAAAGCCTCTCCTGCCGCCCGGTGAAGGACCCTCCTGTGCTGCCGTCTCATCTGGGATATAGGACACTTTCAAGGCATAGTTCTCCATCATAGATCCATTCAGCTTCTCCATCGCCCTGTGGTGCAGAAaggaaatgtcaaaaaaaactCCAAGCTGCTTTTCAAATGTCCAGAGGATTTCTAACACCACGGGcccagaaaaaaataaaagaatgaatatctcaggatgaaaaaggtGTGTCATACACGCATTGACGTAAATGTTGATTTAGTAAGACAATGAGATCCGAGAGCTGTTGGCGCCAAAGCCAACACAGGCGATTTCCACAGTGGAATTTATACATGATGTCCGGGCCCCTGCATACTCTACCTGGACACCCCCCCTAAACTGAATGTTCAGGACCTTTTCCTGTTGTGAAcaggacaatctcctgctgcatcctTAATGTGAATGACAAATCTGGAAACGGGCCAGATATTTTCTGGAGTTAATGTCTGAGAACGTATTAGTGAGTGGGAACGATTTCACACAGGACAACTTTAAGACTGCTAACACCAAGTGAAATCTACAAGTTAACTTGGCTTTAACCTTTGTTCACTCTACTGTATAAACAAACTGGTTTTGAGTCACAACGTCAATGTTGGACTCCACGGAATGGTGACATTTAAACCAGAGCTCAAGTTCCCCGGTTTCACAGGTGATGGGCACCACGAGGAAAAGACACCTTTCCGTCCAGCCTCAGGACACTGGCCCACCCCACATGCCGGCCTTTTCTCTGGGATTATGATTTGTCGTGAAATCAACCGAGTATGACTGGAGCCTTCTTCAACCGCTCATGCAGAGAGAAACGGTGTAGTACGATACATGTACACCAGGGGGCACCAGATGGCCAATTTAACCCCCTCCCTctccaacatacacacactctccagcCTTCCCATCGTCATTGCAAGTCAAATTAAATTAGACTGGTTGTAGGAAGGAGGAAATCAAGTGCATGATGGGAACGCTAGACTGAGGGAGATGATGGAGTTTCCAACAGAGAATGATGGGCAGAAAGAAAATCTTGGGCAGAGCTATGCCAAAGACGTCATGCGGGATGAGATGGAGGTCAATGATGTGAATACGCTGCATGCATGcttgtgatggtgtgtgtgtgtgtgtctgtgtgtgtgtgtactcacagcCTGGCCTGGTCCTTGGCTGCGTATCGAACATTGACGACTGCAGTCTCTGTGTCAGTGTTGACTGTTGGAGCGCACACAGCAGAGTcagttcacaaacacactcgaTAACGACGACATGATTTAATTCACCAGCGTGGGCTTCTCTCGCATATAAAACAAATGTACTCAggaaatcacatttttaaatgaaatcaatTATAACCAGATGGTACAGTTGGGataaaacacaatttgaaaCCAGTGTGTTTTAGGGTGAGGCTGTGAAAATGCATTATGAGCAGCCTTTAACAAAAGACAGTATTTACCTTGTTCACAGCTGTCGACTGCACCATACTGAGCAAGCATACCATCCAAAACctgaggggaagaggaagaaaagccATGATTACTCGGAGACTTCGAAAGCTTTGACCGGAGCCTGTTAGCGAGCAGACGCTCATCTGTGGGAACCAGCCCAGCTCCCGGCCAGGACACACTCCATTAATTCTGAACCC
This is a stretch of genomic DNA from Limanda limanda chromosome 19, fLimLim1.1, whole genome shotgun sequence. It encodes these proteins:
- the igf2bp3 gene encoding insulin-like growth factor 2 mRNA-binding protein 3 isoform X2, whose product is MNKLYIGNVSAEATEEDLESVFEQWKIPHSGPFLVKTGYAFVDCPDEKAAMKAIDVLSGKVELHGKLLEVEHSVPKRQRSCKLQIRNIPPHMQWEVLDGMLAQYGAVDSCEQVNTDTETAVVNVRYAAKDQARLAMEKLNGSMMENYALKVSYIPDETAAQEGPSPGGRRGFNSRGPPRSGSPGLGARPKVQSDIPLRMLVPTQFVGAIIGKEGATIRNITKQTHSKIDIHRKENAGAAEKPITIHSTPEGCSNACRTIMEIMQKEAIDTKFTEEIPLKILAHNNFVGRLIGKEGRNLKKIEEETGTKITISPLQDLTLYNPERTITVKGTIEACSRAEEEVMKKVGESYDSDMAAMNLQSNLIPGLNLNALGLFPSGAPGMGSNMSSAPPPGAHGGGSSFGCSPYGGEGPFWASMPPASSQPLAQGHPESETVHLFIPALAVGAIIGKQGQHIKQLSHFAGASIKIAPAEGMDAKLRMVIIIGPPEAQFKAQCRIFGKLKEENFFGPKEEVKLEAHIKVPSFAAGRVIGKGGKTVNDLQNLTCAEVVVPRDQEPDENDQVIVKISGHFFACQLAQRKIQEILAQVRRQQQPKPAPGAQPPPSRRK
- the igf2bp3 gene encoding insulin-like growth factor 2 mRNA-binding protein 3 isoform X1, producing the protein MNKLYIGNVSAEATEEDLESVFEQWKIPHSGPFLVKTGYAFVDCPDEKAAMKAIDVLSGKVELHGKLLEVEHSVPKRQRSCKLQIRNIPPHMQWEVLDGMLAQYGAVDSCEQVNTDTETAVVNVRYAAKDQARLAMEKLNGSMMENYALKVSYIPDETAAQEGPSPGGRRGFNSRGPPRSGSPGLGARPKVQSDIPLRMLVPTQFVGAIIGKEGATIRNITKQTHSKIDIHRKENAGAAEKPITIHSTPEGCSNACRTIMEIMQKEAIDTKFTEEIPLKILAHNNFVGRLIGKEGRNLKKIEEETGTKITISPLQDLTLYNPERTITVKGTIEACSRAEEEVMKKVGESYDSDMAAMNLQSNLIPGLNLNALGLFPSGAPGMGSNMSSAPPPGAHGGGSSFGQGHPESETVHLFIPALAVGAIIGKQGQHIKQLSHFAGASIKIAPAEGMDAKLRMVIIIGPPEAQFKAQCRIFGKLKEENFFGPKEEVKLEAHIKVPSFAAGRVIGKGGKTVNDLQNLTCAEVVVPRDQEPDENDQVIVKISGHFFACQLAQRKIQEILAQVRRQQQPKPAPGAQPPPSRRK